One window of the Nicotiana tabacum cultivar K326 chromosome 4, ASM71507v2, whole genome shotgun sequence genome contains the following:
- the LOC107797525 gene encoding auxin-responsive protein IAA26-like, translating to MEGYSRNEEKKLELRLGPPNGDWSREKDETHFPFGYISNAPNNGSQVQQQKFSSFLQLQSTPQKHSVMAQESLQTAGCSKAVDMQKSAAEKKAFSPATKTGPVPNSAQKRTAPAPVVGWPPIRSFRKNIASSSSLKPVTESHNVVPNKIVANKKPMEICQKGLFVKINMDGIPIGRKVDLKAYDSYDKLSSAVDELFRGLLAAQSDPSGGGKEKKEEGEKAITGLLDGSGEYTLVYEDNEGDRMLVGDVPWHMFVSTVKRLRVLKSSDLSTLTRGIKQN from the exons ATGGAAGGTTATTCAAGAAACGAGGAGAAAAAGCTCGAGTTAAGGCTTGGTCCCCCAAACGGAGACTGGTCTAGAGAAAAGGATGAAACCCATTTCCCTTTTGGTTACATCTCAAACGCTCCTAACAATGGAAGCCAAGTTCAGCAGCAGaagttttcttcatttcttcagcTTCAATCAACACCACAGAAACATAGTGTTATGGCACAGGAATCATTACAGACAGCTGGTTGCTCTAAAGCAGTAGATATGCAGAAGAGTGCTGCAGAAAAGAAGGCATTTTCACCAGCTACAAAAACAGGTCCTGTCCCCAACAGTGCTCAGAAAAG GACTGCACCAGCACCAGTAGTGGGTTGGCCTCCAATTCGTTCATTTAGGAAGAATATTGCAAGTAGCAGCTCTTTGAAACCTGTGACTGAGTCACataatgtggtcccaaataagATTGTTGCCAACAAAAAACCAATGGAAATTTGTCAGAAAGGATTATTTGTTAAGATCAATATGGATGGTATTCCTATTGGAAGGAAAGTAGATCTCAAAGCTTATGACAGCTATGATAAACTCTCCTCTGCTGTTGATGAACTCTTTAGAGGCCTTCTTGCAG CTCAAAGTGATCCATCTGGTGGTgggaaagagaagaaagaagaaggagaGAAAGCGATAACAGGATTATTGGACGGAAGTGGCGAATATACGCTTGTTTATGAGGATAATGAAGGTGACAGAATGCTTGTTGGGGATGTCCCTTGGCA CATGTTTGTGTCTACTGTGAAAAGGCTGCGTGTGTTGAAAAGCTCCGACCTCTCCACCCTTACTC GTGGAATTAAGCAGAATTAG